A window of bacterium genomic DNA:
CGAAATATGAGTGACTGTTGGGGGAGGTAACTGGTTTTAACTTAATCCGCGGATTTCGTACTCTTGGATGCCGCCGGGGGTTTCGACTTTGACGGTATCGCCAACCTTATGTCCGATGATGGCTTTGCCAACGGGGGAGACGATGGAGATGTGATCAAGAGTGGGATCGGCTTCGAAAGAGCCTACGAGAGTAAACGTCCATTCTTCACCGAACTTAGTATCGAAAACTGTCACATTTGAGCCTAAAGAAGCCTCTTCATGAGCGTTATCAGGTCGTTCTTCGATTTGGGCGCAATCGAGGATATATTCGAGATCGCGGATTTTAGCTTCCAGACGACCTTGATTGATCATGGCTTCGTCATAACCCGCGTTTTCACGCAAGTCGCCATGGGCACGTGTTTCTCGAAGTGCTTCCTGGATTCGAGGGCGGTCATTCTTCTTGGCATCATCGAGCGTTTTTTGTATTTTTTCATAGCCTTGCGGCGTTAGGATAATCTTTTCTGCTGGCATAGGAAAATATCTTGGCATGCTCGGTGTTTTGATGTCAAGCATGTCAGCTCTGATTATAAAGATATACTATTAGATGGACGCTAATGTGCCAAAATGATAGGTGTAATTAAGCAGGCAACTTTGGAGGAATATAATGAAGGTTAGCATAATTGGAGGCGGTGGTCGTGTCGGGTCCACGGCGGCTTTTGCTCTACAACTCGGTGGTTTCATTAGTGAGATGGTTTTGGTTGATGTGGCAAAAGATTTAGTTGAGGGCGAGGCGCTTGATCTGCGCCATGGGGTTTCGATGGCAACACCTCAGAAAATCTATGCGGGTGATTATCAGGCAATCGAAGGTTCCGATATCGTGATTATTACTGCGGGATTGAGGCGAAAACCCGATGAGAGCCGCCTAGAGCTAATCAATCGAAACGTCACACTCTTCCGTGATTTATTAGGTAACGTTCGTAGTCAAAAATTGGCAGATAATGCAATTTTGCTTATTGTCTCTAACCCCGTTGATATATTAACTTATATCGCTGTGAAGGAATCAGGCCTGCCGGTCGAGCGAGTGATCGGTCTTGGCACAACTCTTGATACTTGCAGGTTCCGTTCATTATTGGCTGAGTGCTTCAATATTGCAGCAAACGATATGAAGGCTTTGATTTTAGGAGAGCATGGCGATTCGATGGTGCCGATTTTCAGCAGCGCAACGGTTAATGGAATTGCTCTAAGCAGCTATCCTGGATATGATAAGGCAAAAATGGATAACTTGTTCCAACTCACAAAGCAGAGTGGCGCTGAAGTCATTCGACTTAAAGGCGGAGCCGGTTATGCGGTTGGGATAGCGATTAAAGAGGTAGTCAATGCTATCTCACTTGATTCGAAGCAAACACTGCCTGTTTCGGTCTTCCAACAAGGAGCGTTAGGCATTTCAGACGTCTGTCTTTCCTTACCTACTATCCTCACCCGCAAAGGTGTTGAGCGTGTAATTGAGCCGGTTGTAAGTAATGATGAACGTAAAGCCCTCCAAGCCTCAGCGGAAGTCCTCAAGAAGACATTAAAGACAGTAATGGGATAGAAGATATAAAGCGATTGGTATTTACCTTTCGCTTTTACTTTTTAGACGAATCTTTATCAAGTTTGTGATGCTCGACTTGATGTTTCATTTCTCGCCAGTAGGGTTCGGAGTGCATGGTGATCTCCACTTCAGGGAGAGATGCTCTAATCTTGTCTTCAAGCTCTTCAGTGAGGTCGTGGGCCTCAATAAAGGGCATACTGTCTTCGAACTGAACATGAACATCGATATATCGAGCATGTCCCGATTTGCGGCTTCTTAAACGATGATAACCAAGAACACGCTGATCATCTTCGAGGATTTTAGAGACTATCGCTTCATCCTCATCTGGCAACCTGACGTCCATTAACAGACTGATTGCCCCTTTTGTAAGCCGATAGGCTGCTTGAGTAAT
This region includes:
- the greA gene encoding transcription elongation factor GreA, whose protein sequence is MPAEKIILTPQGYEKIQKTLDDAKKNDRPRIQEALRETRAHGDLRENAGYDEAMINQGRLEAKIRDLEYILDCAQIEERPDNAHEEASLGSNVTVFDTKFGEEWTFTLVGSFEADPTLDHISIVSPVGKAIIGHKVGDTVKVETPGGIQEYEIRGLS
- a CDS encoding L-lactate dehydrogenase, translating into MKVSIIGGGGRVGSTAAFALQLGGFISEMVLVDVAKDLVEGEALDLRHGVSMATPQKIYAGDYQAIEGSDIVIITAGLRRKPDESRLELINRNVTLFRDLLGNVRSQKLADNAILLIVSNPVDILTYIAVKESGLPVERVIGLGTTLDTCRFRSLLAECFNIAANDMKALILGEHGDSMVPIFSSATVNGIALSSYPGYDKAKMDNLFQLTKQSGAEVIRLKGGAGYAVGIAIKEVVNAISLDSKQTLPVSVFQQGALGISDVCLSLPTILTRKGVERVIEPVVSNDERKALQASAEVLKKTLKTVMG